One Vanessa atalanta chromosome 8, ilVanAtal1.2, whole genome shotgun sequence genomic window carries:
- the LOC125065843 gene encoding sucrose-6-phosphate hydrolase-like, with product MALLRNCSIFLCLLALTYSASVDNYENSKVQLEEYIQNKKKDINPRFRPLYHVVPPVGWMNDPNGFSYHNGEFHLFYQFYPYDSVWGPMHWGHSSSPDLVNWKTLPTALLPEKEQCFSGSAVSDGDTMILMYTGHASIDVEPYYNESQYLAYSDDGINFHKYEGNPVLPRSPNGSPDFRDPKVWKRGDDYYVIIGSKTSDNRGRVLLYKSRDMKNWEFLNVLGESNGDLGYMWECPDFFELDGKFVILMSPQGMAPQGDRYKNTFQNGYIIGSFNYDTNEFVPEVPFQEIDYGHDFYAATTTEANGKRYVVAWYSMWEMAHPEDVDGWAGAMTMPREMSIVNNRIYMKPVEAMVNLRDGVAVDGDVGSYEVREFGKAVEIFIDSDLNQKIDVLFDGRDGGGKVWLRWNPEFRKVVVDRGANDVREVLWEPVASKTWRVFLDSSSIELFCGEGEAVFSSRVYPLGGWRMVNESPQALRVKAYNLRRSVPE from the coding sequence ATGGCCTTACTACGTAATTGTTCCATCTTCCTGTGTCTCCTCGCGCTAACCTATTCGGCATCTGTTGACAATTATGAAAATTCCAAAGTGCAGTTAGAAGAATACATACAGAACAAGAAAAAGGACATCAATCCGAGATTTCGGCCGTTATATCACGTAGTCCCACCCGTGGGATGGATGAACGATCCAAATGGATTCTCGTATCACAATGGTGAATTCCATCTTTTCTACCAATTTTATCCATATGACAGCGTCTGGGGCCCGATGCATTGGGGACATTCGAGCAGTCCCGATCTTGTCAACTGGAAGACGCTACCCACAGCATTGCTGCCTGAAAAGGAACAATGTTTCTCTGGAAGTGCTGTGAGCGATGGCGACACGATGATTCTTATGTACACCGGCCATGCCAGCATTGACGTCGAACCTTATTACAACGAAAGCCAGTATCTAGCGTACAGCGACGATGGAATCAATTTCCACAAGTACGAGGGCAACCCGGTTCTACCAAGATCACCGAACGGCTCCCCTGATTTCCGTGACCCGAAAGTATGGAAACGTGGTGACGATTACTACGTTATTATCGGAAGTAAGACTTCGGACAATCGAGGACGAGTTCTTCTTTACAAATCGCGGGACATGAAAAATTGGgagtttttaaatgtattaggtGAGTCCAATGGAGATTTAGGCTACATGTGGGAATGCCCTGACTTTTTCGAACTAGACGGAAAATTCGTTATTCTTATGTCGCCCCAAGGAATGGCACCCCAAGGAGACAGGTACAAAAACACCTTCCAAAATGGTTACATAATCGGCAGCTTCAATTACGATACTAATGAATTCGTGCCAGAAGTACCATTCCAGGAAATAGACTATGGACATGACTTCTACGCTGCAACAACGACTGAAGCAAATGGAAAACGTTACGTGGTTGCGTGGTATAGTATGTGGGAAATGGCGCACCCCGAGGACGTTGACGGATGGGCCGGGGCAATGACAATGCCTAGAGAAATGTCTATTGTTAACAACCGCATCTACATGAAACCTGTTGAGGCGATGGTCAACCTGCGTGATGGTGTAGCGGTCGATGGTGACGTAGGATCGTATGAAGTTCGGGAGTTCGGAAAAGCGGTTGAAATATTCATTGATAGTGATCTCAACCAGAAAATCGACGTGTTGTTTGATGGTCGCGATGGTGGTGGTAAGGTATGGCTACGTTGGAATCCAGAGTTTCGCAAAGTTGTTGTAGACAGAGGCGCAAATGATGTGAGGGAAGTATTATGGGAACCTGTTGCATCGAAAACCTGGAGAGTCTTCTTGGATTCTAGCAGCATAGAACTTTTCTGCGGAGAGGGTGAAGCAGTTTTCAGCAGTAGAGTGTATCCTCTCGGCGGTTGGAGGATGGTCAACGAGAGTCCTCAAGCTCTTCGCGTTAAGGCTTACAATTTAAGAAGAAGCGTACCGGAATAA
- the LOC125065726 gene encoding lipase 3-like, with amino-acid sequence MNTYVFVAVFFLSAQQMQAWPLEVVYVQDFFENQTMNMKSFFEEQKNKVEKAFNSSYEDAIRMKNSVTNYVDDKQKKISSDINNYVESVKESGRKVTDSWSYLPTEEPGAVMENPDMFLSVPAIILRQGYTCETHTILSQGYLINVHRIPHPKAGGKISKKTVLLQHGLFGSSADWILNGPDKALGYVLADAGYDVWMCNIRGNKYSKEHVSLKSDSKSFWNFSWHDVALHDIPAVIDHILKVKGDAAITYIGHSMGTTILFAMLTLRPEYNDILKAGIALAPVAFLSDLKSPLKSLAPIASNVAYMEMLYGSHEFIPKDSVLGRMTKSCDADSMDSLVCKNVVFYICGYNEKQFNKTLLPVFLSNLGTGTSWKTAVHFAQEIMADGSFQQFDYGSKDNLKIYGTEKPPKYDLSKITLPITLFWAENDLLSSEKDVKLLFENLPPSSRQIYKVPDQDFNHLDYLWAIDVSKLVNEEVISTLNKAYSADSASTSLWGQLLGSGK; translated from the coding sequence ATGAACACATACGTGTTTGTagcggtattttttttatctgcgCAACAAATGCAAGCTTGGCCACTCGAAGTTGTGTATGTTCAGGATTTTTTCGAAAACCAAACCATGAATATGAAATCGTTTTTCgaggaacaaaaaaataaagtggaAAAGGCCTTCAATTCGAGCTACGAAGATGCCATCCGAATGAAGAATTCAGTGACGAATTACGTCGATGACAAACAAAAGAAGATCAGttctgatattaataattatgttgaaaGTGTTAAGGAGAGTGGAAGAAAAGTGACGGATTCCTGGTCGTATCTGCCGACCGAGGAGCCTGGAGCGGTGATGGAGAATCCAGACATGTTTTTGTCGGTGCCGGCTATAATTCTTCGTCAAGGTTACACGTGTGAAACACATACTATTCTCTCTCAGggctatttaattaatgttcataGAATACCACATCCCAAAGCTGGTGgaaaaatttcaaagaaaactGTATTGTTGCAGCATGGTCTCTTCGGTAGTTCCGCTGATTGGATATTAAATGGACCCGATAAAGCCCTAGGATATGTTTTGGCTGATGCAGGATATGATGTTTGGATGTGTAATATAAgaggaaataaatattcaaaagagCACGTGTCGTTAAAAAGTGATTCTAAGTCATTTTGGAATTTTTCTTGGCATGATGTCGCCTTGCACGACATTCCCGCCGTTATTGATCACATCCTAAAAGTTAAAGGAGACGCCGCCATTACATACATCGGCCACTCCATGGGAACTACTATATTGTTTGCAATGCTGACGTTACGACCAGAATACAACGATATATTAAAGGCGGGTATTGCCCTGGCTCCTGTTGCGTTTCTATCTGATTTAAAGTCGCCTTTGAAATCCTTGGCGCCGATAGCGAGCAATGTGGCATATATGGAGATGCTATACGGGTCGCATGAGTTCATTCCTAAGGATTCAGTGTTGGGTAGGATGACAAAGTCCTGTGACGCCGATAGTATGGATTCTTTAGTGTGTAAAAATGTTGTCTTCTATATTTGTGGTTACAATGAGAAACAGTTCAATAAGACTCTATTGCCAGTGTTCTTATCAAATCTGGGAACGGGGACATCTTGGAAGACAGCCGTTCATTTTGCCCAGGAGATAATGGCAGATGGCAGTTTTCAACAATTCGATTACGGTTCGAAAGATAACCTGAAAATTTATGGTACAGAAAAACCACCCAAATACGATCTCAGTAAAATAACATTACCGATTACTTTATTCTGGGCAGAAAACGATTTACTTTCGAGCGAGAAAGACGTAAAACTTCTTTTCGAAAACCTGCCACCATCCTCGAGGCAAATTTATAAGGTTCCAGATCAAGATTTCAACCATTTAGATTATCTTTGGGCCATCGATGTATCTAAATTAGTGAACGAGGAAGttataagtactttaaataagGCTTATTCTGCGGATTCAGCGTCTACGAGTTTATGGGGCCAGCTTTTAGGGAGtggaaaatga